In Solanum lycopersicum chromosome 3, SLM_r2.1, the genomic stretch atattataattggattattaaatAAGTGGGATTTAGTTAGTAttgagtgggtagtgggttgctttataaattacattaataaattaaattataaccaatagttgaacgcaaagtattttaaaaaatatttaaagagtttaattttaaaacaatttaaaaggtcgtcaattttgaaccaaaaggtggatgacaagggtattttggagccaataggtggatgaaaggtaattttgtaccattttcaatacttcaagggtattttgtGTCCTTTTCcgttattttaattatgtaatataaataatttcgtaagatttttcaattttttaatatgatttttagatattttaagttgttaattatagtaatttatatttctttcGTCTTATCTTATGTGCCACTTTTcagatttcaaaaattgaataaatctattttttcatggaaatttttttaaacattttaaattatctactttttacgtagtttacaaatatataactttatttaattttgaagattttatgaaaaaattgtcggttaaacttaaattgtttgaatctcaaaaaaataaaaagtgtcacataaattgaaacagagGGAGCAACcacaacttttaaataaatatatgttactACCtatgtctcaatttatattacACTGATATAATTTAAGAGTAGACCTAATTTCTTATatgacttttaaattttaaaattgtaaattattatgatttataatactttttatgtcattttcaaataatgAATGTCACTTATTCTATCTCAACTCATATGACAGTGATAAATTTTTGAGGttcaatcaaatattttaagttagtttgaAATTTATCTTATCttatatgtaatttttgaaTAATGTATGTTGCTCcttctatttcaatttatgcAGCACAAACAGATTTTTGAGAGTCACTTAAAATTTgtatgtatattttaaatttgtaagaTTATTTTTGTGATTTGTACTATTTTTATGgcattttaaataatatacgTTATTTCCTTTAGCCTAACTTATGTAGCGTTTATATAATTCTAAGAGTTATTAATATGAtgtatagtaatatttttttatataaccatccagtaaaaatataatttccttttccatgaattttttttgaaatatcaacGTGTTAGTGAAAGgaaatagaaaagtaaaataaggaAGTAGTGACAAAAAAgctatttaagaaaattttggaTAATTTAGTCATaacattcaataaaaatatactagAGTCTAACAATAGAATTTCTGTTGACCAATAATGTCATTCCATGTTAATTAAAATTACCAAGTTACCCCCCAAGTTGCAAAAGACATTTTGTCAAAATTTAATAgcgaataaaaattgaattttgagcACATATTCATCGAGTGCAAAACGTAAATATGCTTAGATTgagaataaataaacaatttacATATTTATTGCTTGATGATATTTCCTAAGGAGCCAAACTTAGGAGATTaagagtgtaaattttattaaCATGATTGAAAAATAAAGGACGCTACATTTAAGCACTTACCTACTAACTACTACTATATGTCACATGTTGTAATTTGATAGAAATGGTAACTTACATACTGGCTGTCACATGTTATGCTCCTAAGTTGTTTggataattaatatttgtataatataatctaaagaaaaagaggtaacttttttttaaaaatcttatatCATTATTGTAGTATTGTAAAGGTATTTAATCTTTTCATTATTTGTAACTTATCAATTTAGAGTTATTTCtcaataatgaattcaaaatgCTCTATACTTGAATATtgatttattgaatttaatatGATAGTTGGAAaacgtttttttttcttcttctgtttGGCCTATTTGTTTGACATTAAGCGGTAGATATTGGACATATCTACCTGGCAAGGGAACTTATAGGCTATGTTCTATTATTAAGCATATAGTTTTCCATTAATACCCAAGAACTTTACCAAGCCGGCATACATATATTtgcattaatttaatttcattattttaaaaatcattttaatcacacaaatatttataacttttttacaccataaattttgattctttttattcaaaaaaaaaggttCCGTCTTAAGATAATGTTTGGCATTGCTGTTGGTAGGTCAAAAGTGTTTTTGTaagagttttatttttctttattttttttaaaaaataagtgtttGACATATccttaaaattgattttagatgaaaatagaaataatttttcgATTATTGGAAAAAAGCTAAAATTTCTACTTCTTtataaaagtagaaaaagaaacagaaaatattattttgaagataaaaatatctcttttatatatacatattaacgAATATATCCATTACTAATTGATTAGCGAATCATAAGTCTGGTGAATGtttacaaattattatttatattttatatattattttacagaattataaataaaggtaacaacaacactttgtaagattagaaatataaagaactttattaatttttattgtgaatttttcttatatagttGTTTAATTTGTGGAGTGcgttttaaatgtatttttcttgatatttttaatttaatttaaatcgccgtgttattattatattaatattctatatattattttacatttttattttacctaATTAGAAGATAAATgtaacaacaatatttttgtatgacgaaaaatatgaagaactttgtttattttatgGTGAATTTTTCGTATATaatggttttatttttttaaatttattttgcttgatatttttaattatattttaagttatcaTGTTAATACTAAATTATATTTAGTTTATTCATTTATTACGTATAACATTGATTGGAGATTTGATTACGTACATtttacaataattaaaataaaatttaaattaaagcaTTATAATAGATGTTTAAAATAGTTTCTTTCTATAAAGTAATCTTAATACTAAAAGAACGTTGatacttatcatttttaataatCTAACTTTCAAAAgcactttaaaaaaaagtttagtcAAACACAAAATATTTATCAAGAGCACTTTTCAAATGATTAGCAAACtgaaattgtttatttttttttcaaatacatttttaaaaagtcatttttttaaaaaatacttctaaatataagtaattaacaataacaatatcaaaCAGACTCTGAACCatataatattatgtaaatTGAAAAGTATATAAAGTAGGTCCTCTCAATTAATTTCCAGCAAAacctttctctttctctcctcCAAAGCAAAGTTCAGGTAATAattatatctaatttgtttgagttttgttaatttcttggccttttttcttctacaaattatattatactattgatgaatttttggTTCTTGCTTTTGAGTATATATATTCAAGAATATGGAGGATCTCTTGTCTGTTCACAGTAGTTTGTGTACAATAATTGAACTCTATTCGTTGGCTCTTGCCGAGATCCAACTTATTTTTAAGCCTATTTGAATCCAAAGTACAATTCAACAGGTTACAACTCAACTCAATTTCTAtttcaactcattttaatatttctatATCAACCCATTAACACCCTTATTTTATATAGTTAGGCATGTCTTTTGGTAAGTGCTGAAAGACTGTCATTCTTTCTAAGCTACTTTCATCGGTTAACGAGTCCAGTAAACTTAAAGTTCCTAGACATCAGATGTGGTGTTGAGTTCATTAAAGTTATTCGCATATTAGAAATCTCAACCTGACCTTATACCTCTAACTAAACACCTATACTACAAAAAATTTGTACCTATTATATTAAACAATATTTTGGATGTAATGTTAATTTGGAACGTattttgttatgtgttgaaAGTCTCTCTTTCTTTCATGCTCACTCAAACTTAAGGTATATTCATCGTTTATGAATCCAGACTTGACGATGGAGTCAAGCAACCCAAAGGTCATCACATGTAAAGGTGAGTAATCATGGAGATTGAGATCTATTTTTTCCCCCCTTTATTTTCACATTATGAGAAGATTTATGCATTAAGTGTGCGTGCAGCTGCAGTAGTATGGAAGGAGGGGGAGATGATGAAGATCGAAGAGATacaagtggatccacctaaatcAAATGAAGTTCGAATTAAGATGCTCTTTGCCAGTTTGTGCCACTCTGACATTATCGCTTCCAATGGCTTTCCCATTGTCTGTTACTCTGTTTCCCTTTCATTCTTCTCATCTTTCATTTTCTAATCCATCGGTTTGTTtaatttgttcttcttctttcctCTCCAGCCTTTATTTCCTCGAGTTCTTGGACATGAAGGAGTTGGGTACGAAAATCTTCTCTCTCTGTTTCATTCTATGCAGAACATGTACCGGTCCAGGGAAGAGCCGGACACAAGGGTCTACTACATGTAACCTTACTCTGCATTTCAGCAAGAGACTGTTTACATGGCTCTGACCTGTGATGGCAACAATGATCTAGTTAATTCTTGCAAATTGATTCATTTAGCCAATGTCGACTTATTTGAATTTGCAGCATGATAGAAAGTGTGGGAGAAAATGTGACAAATCTAAGAAAAGGAGATATAGTGATGCCACTTTATTTGGGAGAATGCAGAGAATGCCCAAATTGCAAGTCAGGGAAGTCCAATTTATGTCACAAATATCCCTTGACCCTTTCTGGTCTAATGTTGGATGGCACAACAAGAATGTCCATTCATGGAGCACAAGTATTATACCATAGCTTTAGTTGTGCTACTTGGTCCGAATATACAGTTATTAATGTGAACTACGTAATCAAGGTTGATCCTCAGAAGATTCCGCTTCAACATGCTAGCTTGCTTTGTTGTGGATTTACAGCAGGTTATGGAGCAACATGGAGAGAAGTTCATGTTGAAAAGGGATCAACTGTTGCTGTACTAGGTCTTGGTGCTGTTGGACTTGGAGTGAGTACTACTACATTTTGACTTAGCTCGACGTTTAAAGTggtactaataaaataaattcatgatgtatgaaaaatatttgcaGGCGATTGAAGGAGCTCGAAGTCAAGGGGCATCGAAAATAATTGGTGTTGATATAAATGAATCGAAACGGGGAAAAGGACAAGTGTTTGGAATGACGGACTTCATTAACCCTAAAGAATCCAGGACATCAGTTTGGGAGATGATAAAAGATGTTACTGAAGGCTTAGGTGTTGATTATGTTTTCGAATGTACTGGGATTCCATCCATGCTTAATGAAGCCATTGAAGCCTCAAAAttggtaaattttttatatattttgttgataaaGCAGATAAACAAACATATACAGAAACTTACCAACATTATATTCTTCTTGTTAATCTCAATTACTATTAGGGAATTGGGACAATTGTTGTAATTGGTGCAGGACATGGACTTACTAGAGAATTCAACTTAGTTCCCTTATTATGTGGTAGAACATTGAAAGGTTCAATCTATGGTGGAATAAGACTTCACTCTGATCTTCCTACTATACTTCATAGATGCGCAAATaaggtacaattttttttatctcattaAGTGACCGAGCCaagattttcattaaattttttttaaaatattaaaaaaagtaagcACATTAAAAAGTTGAACGAACTTTAATATCTATTatagatacattaaaaatatttttaattatatataaatagtgaAATTTTCCGTTGAAGGGATAAGTGACCCAGTTAATTATCATCAACTACAATAATACCCACTATATATAGTTGATTATGTAATATTAGTATAAAATATTACCATGAATAGTACTTACCATGTATAGTTTTCTTGTAACTTATGAGGTGATATCCTCCTTCATTTTCTAAAGAATATATAGAAATCAATGTGTTTCTCTTGTTCATACGGTATCAGAGGCTAGTAGAGAATTAAAGAGTTTCCACTATTGATGGGTGACTATttccatatatatatgttgCTCGCTTGATCAAAAATTATGCAAAGTAAAAGTTGCGCCACCTTACATCTTTCCGGTGGTTACCTTTTTATATCCGACTTGTGTAATACCTTGTTATTTTTGGGTGACTACTTTCTCATACTTGATTTGTGTAGCACCATTCCAACTTTTGATAACTACTTTATCATATCAGATTTGTGTGGCACCGTGATATATTTTTGGTTATTAATTACTTTCTCATATTCCATTTGTGTAGCACCATGATATATATCCGGtgactactttttcatattcGATAATCGTAACACTATGCCATCTTGTTAGTGACTACTTTCTAATTTGTGTGGAGTCGTGCCATCATTCCAATCTTGACcatataatttctctttttgaaTAGGGTCGTACCATCATTCCGAACCTACccatataatttcttttttcaatagGATTGTGCCGTCAATTCAACCCTacctatataatttttattttccagTTGGATTGTGTCTTCATTCCGACCCTATCCATATAAATGTCTTTCTATGTAAGGTCGTTCCATCATTTCAACCCTGCCTACGTAATTATATCATTTCTATTTCCCAATTGAGTAGTACCTTTTCATGAAGTATATCTTTTCAATTGAATTGACCCAATGAAATTAACTTTAAGAcccaaatattttaatattgtattacATATAAATTAAGCTTCTTTAGATGACAATACATTCATGTACagatatataattaattcataagtccataaaatagaaaaaagttctCTGtagactaatatttttttattacatttttgcAGGAGATTCAACTAAATGAGCTTATAACTCACCAAATTCCGTTGACTGAGATCAACCAATCATTTGAGTTGTTGAAAGACCACCATTGCGTCAAGATTATTATCAAGTTCTAATAAATTAAACCAATTGTTAGAACATATTAATGCATGGTGAAATTATATACTCAATTATGAAATATGGTTTGATTTATATATGCACTATATATTGTATGCttatgataaattaaataaaacattgtATTGCTATACATAAATGTGTATGCCATGTGGCTTATACACTATTGCAGGATTGCTATTCAAATATCAGAATTATAGCAAGATTTGTTCCCAAGTTTTAATTTCAAGGCTTATAAATAGCCATCtttctctatttattttgtttagttctttatttttatttcattttaacaatatatgtgagttgcaacttttatttaccttttatacttttaatattattaacaaaaaCTTTGACTACGCTATTGAGTATATAACATTTCATTCTCTTTAATGTTCCTCTCTTGTGTATGGGATGTGAGTTATTGGATCAAGTATCTTttcaatataacaaaaataaaagttttttttcagTATAAACTGATTTTTAAGAATCACATGCAAAAGATGATTATTATTCCTAATTTAATGGTATAACAAGTAATCAATTTAACTTATATTAAGAGATActttttcatcctcaaacaaaAACACTacaaaaagaatatcaaaactCGGTAAACTTATTTTAGCTCTTTAATTACACGATATTTAAGCACCCCCTTAACGATTTTAAAGTGAATTAAATACCATCGTTTAATTATAATACTACTCTTACATTCCACAAGCTTGTTACTGGGTCGGGCCGCATTAGCCTAGCCCATTAACCTTGTATGAAATCGGTTTATCGACCGGGTTCACCACTGATGTGTCGGCCTGGATTGGGTTCCCACTGATGTGTCAGACCATACCAATCTGAATAGtattttggaagaaaaataaccGGACCACAACCCATGAGCAAATTCTTTCGGACCTGATGGGCCTCTTCTGGGTTTGGCTCATTGGGCTAACAGACCGGGTtagactaattttttttaatcatcatTTATTAATTCGAAAGTATGAGTCAATTGTCAATGTAGtgtattattttctatttaattttaaaataattataactatttATGAAAATGGATTgattacattttattattagaaagagctaattttaaaaagaactgAATTAGAAAGAGCTAAATAGAAATTTGGGCAAATTAGACTTTTTTTTGGGTAAACTTCAAACGACCTTTTCTTTTTGTACATGAAGAGTTAGGTAGCCCATGTGATATCAAATGAACGATCATTGATTCCTCTTTCCAACGCCACTAAGTTTGATAAATTTCGAATTCAGATGAGGGAGATATGCTCGTTTGGGTTCACCCTGCTTGCCAGCTAAGGATATTCATCTGTATTATGGAGGAATATTCCGGTCTTTTCGTTGCCCCGCTAGTCTAAAATCTTTTGCCCACCAAAGTTATGGGGACTAACCAGATCAAGTCAATTGGGATTCATTCTAAAATGTTCAAGAAAGCTAGGGCAAAGTTCAGGAGAAAAGAGGAGTTTCAATAATTTCTTCAAGATTTTGAAGAAATCGACAAGAACTTAGTTCCCTCAAGGTATGTAAACTTTAATAGTATTGGATTTGTTCGTCCTCACTCCAATCATGTATAATTTTACCCATGAATTCATTCTTGATGTTGTTTATTGACTTCTTGAGAATTTCTTGAGCTTAATTGTTAATTGAGGTCCTTGAAATTCTTGAGGCAAAGTTTTGCGAGATAGTTGAGTCTCTTTATTGAGTTTTGTGTGGGTTTTGCTGAAAATATTCTAGATTtgtgaaattttgtgaaattggATTATAGAACTGAAGTGGGTATGTGTTGAGTCGAGTTTGAGAGAGGAAGAAACTATTGGGAAATATACGCGCCCAGGTCTACGCCGTGAAGGCCCTTTAAAAATTCAGTCCCCAGAAAATTTCCCTCCTCGCCGCGTCGGGAAGGAAATACGAAGTTCACTatcccaaaatttatttttgggacCAAAACAAATAAATCCCCCACCGCGTCATGCCAGTGTTCACTAATTTGTGTGTTCACTAATTTCTTATTATCAACTATATAAACTCCATTGATCATTGAGAGGTCCTACATTCCAAatcataattcttgaaatcacaTTGCAAATTTAATATAGAGTTAAGAGCAATGTTCAAGGGAGTTCTTCGAGTCATTATGAGAAGTATTTcacaaacttttaaaatttatttttggactTGAGCACTTGAGTATACGTGTGAGGAGAGTAGAGTTccatttttcaaaatgaatatatggGGACTAAGCATTcccaagagtaaatgttttACATTTGAAATGAGAGGAAACAttgatttccaaatgagttcGTGAAGAGATTTTGAGCATAATCTCTTTTAAGAGAACCT encodes the following:
- the LOC101246511 gene encoding 8-hydroxygeraniol oxidoreductase isoform X1, with the protein product MNPDLTMESSNPKVITCKAAVVWKEGEMMKIEEIQVDPPKSNEVRIKMLFASLCHSDIIASNGFPIPLFPRVLGHEGVGMIESVGENVTNLRKGDIVMPLYLGECRECPNCKSGKSNLCHKYPLTLSGLMLDGTTRMSIHGAQVLYHSFSCATWSEYTVINVNYVIKVDPQKIPLQHASLLCCGFTAGYGATWREVHVEKGSTVAVLGLGAVGLGAIEGARSQGASKIIGVDINESKRGKGQVFGMTDFINPKESRTSVWEMIKDVTEGLGVDYVFECTGIPSMLNEAIEASKLGIGTIVVIGAGHGLTREFNLVPLLCGRTLKGSIYGGIRLHSDLPTILHRCANKEIQLNELITHQIPLTEINQSFELLKDHHCVKIIIKF
- the LOC101246511 gene encoding 8-hydroxygeraniol oxidoreductase isoform X2, whose product is MESSNPKVITCKAAVVWKEGEMMKIEEIQVDPPKSNEVRIKMLFASLCHSDIIASNGFPIPLFPRVLGHEGVGMIESVGENVTNLRKGDIVMPLYLGECRECPNCKSGKSNLCHKYPLTLSGLMLDGTTRMSIHGAQVLYHSFSCATWSEYTVINVNYVIKVDPQKIPLQHASLLCCGFTAGYGATWREVHVEKGSTVAVLGLGAVGLGAIEGARSQGASKIIGVDINESKRGKGQVFGMTDFINPKESRTSVWEMIKDVTEGLGVDYVFECTGIPSMLNEAIEASKLGIGTIVVIGAGHGLTREFNLVPLLCGRTLKGSIYGGIRLHSDLPTILHRCANKEIQLNELITHQIPLTEINQSFELLKDHHCVKIIIKF